A genomic window from Streptomyces sp. HUAS YS2 includes:
- a CDS encoding DUF6230 family protein: MTSPSRPGSAGHRLARLRAAGVDGAASWNRRMLGTAHDGTRRGTRWGRGAFALVPAVVAVGALGAAMQQGALAANFSVTGEPFTLTSNGVSGTGFGAIVNTPAVGHADGTTTTDTGMARVGFASAGLAGLCGIVHQDIAGLPYSLLLTAGQSVTLPAPATLATDIPASDLYFQATELKASGSTTLENAVIGQSADQVMVAGKPLTGALPGGFGLGSAGGQGGSSVKLVGLRATAYDAEIAGSLVLPQLTIRVVGGKATAC; encoded by the coding sequence ATGACCTCCCCCTCGCGACCCGGCTCCGCCGGTCACCGACTCGCCCGGCTCCGCGCGGCCGGCGTCGACGGCGCGGCGTCCTGGAACCGGCGCATGCTCGGCACGGCGCACGACGGCACCCGGCGCGGCACCCGCTGGGGCCGCGGCGCCTTCGCCCTGGTCCCCGCTGTCGTGGCGGTCGGCGCGCTCGGCGCCGCCATGCAGCAGGGCGCCCTCGCCGCCAACTTCAGTGTCACCGGTGAGCCGTTCACGCTCACCTCCAACGGCGTCTCCGGCACCGGCTTCGGCGCGATCGTCAACACCCCGGCGGTGGGCCACGCCGACGGCACGACCACGACCGACACGGGCATGGCGCGGGTCGGTTTCGCCAGCGCCGGTCTCGCCGGACTGTGCGGCATCGTCCACCAGGACATCGCCGGACTGCCGTACTCGCTGCTGCTGACCGCCGGCCAAAGCGTCACCCTGCCCGCGCCGGCCACCCTGGCCACCGACATCCCCGCCTCGGACCTCTACTTCCAGGCCACCGAGCTGAAGGCCAGCGGCTCCACCACGCTGGAGAACGCGGTCATCGGGCAGTCCGCCGACCAGGTCATGGTCGCCGGCAAGCCGCTGACGGGCGCGCTGCCCGGCGGGTTCGGGCTCGGCTCGGCCGGCGGCCAGGGCGGCAGCTCCGTCAAACTGGTCGGCCTGCGTGCCACGGCGTACGACGCGGAGATCGCGGGCTCGCTGGTCCTGCCGCAGCTGACCATCCGGGTCGTCGGCGGAAAGGCCACCGCATGCTGA
- a CDS encoding DUF6114 domain-containing protein: protein MLTETAQADTAPADTVPTRRALLRSLGRGALAAWAWFGAFRRTRPFWGGVWLAAGGWSVLKFSLSSLQLIVDTGFGGVAGYLVGGGMILCGVIPIALPAQRYTFGLIGVVLAVVSLVVSNLGGFLVGMVLGVLGGSMTVGWGAKRPRRRDPKAAVADGDRQAAVPEDDR, encoded by the coding sequence ATGCTGACCGAGACGGCCCAGGCGGACACGGCCCCGGCCGACACCGTGCCGACCCGCCGCGCGCTTCTGCGCTCCCTGGGGCGAGGCGCCCTCGCGGCATGGGCGTGGTTCGGAGCGTTCCGCCGCACCCGGCCGTTCTGGGGCGGGGTCTGGCTGGCCGCGGGCGGCTGGAGCGTGCTCAAGTTCTCGCTCAGCTCGCTGCAGTTGATCGTGGACACCGGCTTCGGCGGCGTCGCCGGCTATCTGGTCGGCGGCGGGATGATCCTGTGCGGCGTCATCCCGATCGCGCTGCCCGCCCAGCGGTACACCTTCGGGCTCATCGGCGTCGTCCTCGCCGTCGTGTCCCTGGTCGTCTCCAACCTCGGCGGCTTCCTCGTCGGCATGGTCCTCGGCGTCCTGGGCGGCTCTATGACGGTCGGCTGGGGCGCCAAGCGGCCGCGCCGCCGCGACCCGAAGGCGGCGGTTGCTGACGGCGACCGGCAGGCGGCCGTGCCGGAGGACGACCGATGA
- a CDS encoding DUF6230 family protein, producing the protein MNPDDPSYEGRTHWRRSLLVAVPALAAAAGVGAAMSTGALAVGLQVQNQPVQIATSSLYGTQYGAAVVDQTYVKPDGTTASKRVLRMGFADGVINGLCLSQPQKIMGVDYTLLLNLGDQNPGSWEIRTKNTVLDLNQATGVLDMDGIVSLNIDGSDVKTVKDAAGNLVDNPLNSPPDRFGIQARYAKFDRIVGSAQDLQVPGLLTAPSLSISVKPGTVQCPAPAAPTGTPGTP; encoded by the coding sequence ATGAACCCTGACGACCCGTCGTACGAAGGACGCACCCACTGGCGGCGCAGTCTGCTGGTCGCCGTCCCCGCGCTCGCCGCGGCCGCCGGCGTGGGCGCGGCCATGTCCACCGGAGCGCTCGCCGTCGGTCTCCAGGTGCAGAACCAGCCGGTGCAGATCGCCACCAGCAGCCTGTACGGAACCCAGTACGGCGCCGCCGTCGTCGACCAGACGTACGTGAAGCCGGACGGCACCACCGCCTCCAAGCGGGTGCTGCGGATGGGCTTCGCCGACGGCGTCATCAACGGCCTGTGCCTGAGCCAGCCGCAGAAGATCATGGGCGTGGACTACACGCTGCTGCTCAACCTCGGGGACCAGAACCCCGGTTCGTGGGAGATCCGGACGAAGAACACCGTGCTCGACCTCAACCAGGCCACCGGGGTCCTCGACATGGACGGCATCGTCAGCCTCAACATCGACGGCAGTGACGTGAAGACGGTCAAGGACGCGGCCGGCAACCTCGTGGACAACCCGTTGAACAGCCCGCCCGACCGGTTCGGGATCCAGGCCCGGTACGCGAAGTTCGACCGGATCGTCGGATCGGCCCAGGACCTCCAGGTGCCTGGCCTGCTCACCGCCCCCTCGCTCTCCATCTCCGTGAAACCGGGCACCGTCCAGTGCCCCGCTCCCGCCGCACCGACGGGCACCCCCGGGACCCCCTGA
- a CDS encoding nucleotide triphosphate diphosphatase NUDT15 produces the protein MTPAEQAQPHRNLQAPAAQASLGAGVIVTDPEGRVLLGLHPTGVWELPGGKVDPGESIERAAARELAEETTLEADPDDVEVVAILLDTPNGAALTRMTAVTVVGAHRGTPAVAEPDKMRRWEWFAPDALPAPLFVPSSQALKIWRPELPLENGPFHRYAVRREA, from the coding sequence ATGACCCCGGCCGAGCAGGCCCAACCGCACCGCAACCTCCAGGCGCCCGCCGCGCAGGCCTCCCTCGGCGCCGGCGTGATCGTCACGGACCCCGAGGGGCGGGTGCTGCTCGGGCTGCATCCGACCGGGGTGTGGGAGCTGCCGGGCGGGAAGGTCGATCCGGGCGAGTCGATCGAGCGGGCGGCGGCTCGCGAACTGGCCGAGGAGACCACGCTGGAGGCGGACCCGGACGACGTGGAGGTCGTGGCGATCCTGCTGGACACGCCGAACGGCGCCGCGCTGACCCGGATGACGGCCGTGACGGTCGTCGGGGCGCACCGCGGCACGCCGGCCGTGGCCGAGCCGGACAAGATGCGACGGTGGGAGTGGTTCGCCCCCGACGCGCTGCCGGCGCCGCTGTTCGTCCCGTCGAGCCAGGCCCTGAAGATCTGGCGCCCCGAACTCCCCCTGGAGAACGGCCCGTTCCACCGCTACGCGGTCCGCCGCGAGGCGTGA
- a CDS encoding universal stress protein produces the protein MSDFPVVAAVDGSEHSHRALEWALGEAHRLGAELRVVHVSPEELQVGLARIHSLGQDPEIVDAVLEGAKRQVEAYADGGVRAQYATLDGSVSDALVAEAGRARVLVVGSRGRGGFASLLLGSTSRSLTSSAPCPVVVVPHEARAAALTERPEAGRVLLGLHPEETADAVVAFAFEEARGRSVALEVVTAYPVPPSPLLMVGPPAPVVPLTDVPEPDRPEFEQEADEHQAARLGPFTERYHDVKVVRVVAPMDAAGRLVEDSATAALVVVGRHHRRLRPGSLTMGSVAHAVLQHAQCPVAVVPAAPEEHAAG, from the coding sequence ATGAGCGATTTCCCTGTCGTTGCCGCCGTCGACGGATCCGAGCACAGCCACCGGGCCCTTGAGTGGGCGCTCGGCGAAGCCCACCGGCTCGGCGCGGAGCTGCGCGTCGTCCACGTCAGCCCCGAGGAACTCCAGGTGGGCCTGGCCCGCATCCATTCCCTCGGCCAGGACCCGGAGATCGTCGACGCCGTGCTCGAAGGGGCCAAACGGCAGGTGGAGGCGTACGCCGACGGCGGCGTGCGCGCGCAGTACGCCACGCTCGACGGCTCGGTCTCCGACGCGCTGGTCGCGGAGGCCGGCCGGGCCCGGGTACTGGTCGTCGGCTCCCGCGGCCGCGGCGGCTTCGCCAGCCTGCTGCTCGGCTCGACCAGCCGCTCGCTCACCTCGTCGGCGCCGTGCCCCGTCGTCGTGGTACCGCACGAGGCGCGGGCCGCCGCGCTCACAGAACGACCGGAGGCGGGACGGGTGCTGCTCGGCCTGCATCCCGAGGAGACCGCGGACGCCGTCGTCGCCTTCGCCTTCGAGGAGGCGCGGGGGCGGAGCGTGGCGCTGGAGGTGGTGACGGCGTATCCGGTGCCGCCGTCGCCGCTGCTGATGGTCGGGCCGCCGGCCCCGGTGGTGCCGCTGACCGACGTGCCCGAGCCGGACCGGCCCGAGTTCGAGCAGGAGGCGGATGAGCACCAGGCCGCCCGGCTCGGGCCGTTCACCGAGCGGTACCACGACGTGAAGGTGGTGCGGGTGGTCGCGCCCATGGACGCGGCGGGCCGGCTCGTCGAGGACTCCGCCACGGCCGCTCTGGTGGTGGTCGGCCGCCACCACCGCCGGTTGCGCCCCGGGTCGCTGACGATGGGTTCGGTGGCGCACGCGGTGCTGCAGCACGCCCAGTGCCCGGTCGCGGTGGTCCCGGCCGCCCCGGAGGAGCACGCGGCCGGCTGA
- a CDS encoding PucR family transcriptional regulator yields MLHAVQDRPVDVEAVAALHRAAHVLMADLPGLCERLLAALTVQQPAYRAALAADPSGVRQEVRASLRYHVRSLMGPGRPSRPDARRCADEVGASWAARGLPLDAVLQAFRLGGAMVWQELVDETARRDPDDVRLLVHVAADVWNFVDEHCTLVADAHRRAARRTTGGPDDRLRRMTAALLDGTTRIADLPEVAAALGLTVEGAYAVVAATGADVLALRNAAPDGGPRIVWHADGDTAYGLVPVAEGTLRTLARSLHGPPGTPIGIGSPVETLAAVGDARRLAEVALRACPPDGGTVLLDEHLPAALLASSPALAATLAERVLGPVLRLDPGDRDLLIGTLSAWLDCEGSAQRAAVRLYCHRNTVLNRLRRLEQLTGRSLTRPADVVELSLALTARCRLRL; encoded by the coding sequence ATGCTGCATGCCGTACAGGACCGGCCCGTCGATGTGGAGGCGGTGGCCGCGCTGCACCGGGCCGCCCACGTCCTGATGGCCGACCTGCCGGGGCTCTGCGAGCGCCTGCTCGCCGCGCTCACCGTCCAGCAGCCCGCCTACCGCGCCGCGCTGGCCGCCGACCCGTCCGGCGTACGGCAGGAGGTGCGGGCGTCCCTCCGGTACCACGTCCGCTCGCTCATGGGGCCCGGGCGACCCTCGCGCCCGGACGCCCGCCGGTGCGCGGACGAGGTCGGCGCGTCGTGGGCCGCGCGGGGACTGCCGCTCGACGCGGTGCTCCAGGCGTTCCGGCTCGGCGGCGCGATGGTCTGGCAGGAGCTGGTCGACGAGACGGCGCGCCGCGACCCCGACGACGTCCGGCTGCTGGTCCATGTCGCCGCCGACGTCTGGAACTTCGTCGACGAGCACTGCACCCTCGTCGCGGACGCCCACCGCCGGGCCGCCCGGCGCACGACCGGCGGTCCCGACGACCGGCTGCGGCGGATGACCGCGGCGCTGCTGGACGGGACCACCCGGATCGCCGATCTGCCGGAGGTCGCGGCCGCGCTCGGGCTGACCGTGGAGGGTGCGTACGCGGTGGTAGCGGCCACCGGCGCAGACGTCCTGGCACTCAGGAACGCGGCCCCGGACGGCGGTCCGCGGATCGTGTGGCACGCGGACGGGGACACCGCGTACGGCCTCGTCCCCGTCGCCGAGGGCACGCTCCGCACTCTGGCGCGGAGCCTGCACGGCCCGCCGGGGACGCCCATCGGGATCGGCTCCCCGGTCGAGACACTGGCCGCCGTCGGCGACGCCCGCCGGCTCGCCGAGGTCGCACTGCGCGCCTGCCCTCCGGACGGCGGCACCGTCCTGCTCGACGAGCATCTCCCGGCCGCCCTGCTGGCCTCCTCCCCCGCGCTCGCCGCCACGCTCGCGGAGCGGGTCCTCGGCCCGGTGCTCCGACTGGATCCCGGCGACCGGGACCTGCTGATCGGGACGCTGAGCGCCTGGCTCGACTGCGAGGGGAGCGCCCAGCGCGCCGCGGTCCGGCTGTACTGCCACCGCAACACGGTGCTGAACCGACTGCGCCGCCTCGAACAGCTCACCGGGCGCTCGCTGACCCGTCCGGCGGACGTCGTCGAGCTGTCGCTGGCGCTCACCGCCCGCTGCCGGCTCCGCCTCTGA
- a CDS encoding cold-shock protein yields MASGIVKWFNAEKGFGFIAQDGGGPDVFAHYSNIASTGFRELQEGQKVTFDIAQGQKGPTAENIVSA; encoded by the coding sequence ATGGCATCTGGCATCGTGAAGTGGTTCAACGCGGAAAAGGGCTTCGGCTTCATCGCGCAGGACGGTGGCGGCCCCGACGTGTTCGCGCACTACTCGAACATCGCGTCGACCGGCTTCCGTGAGCTGCAGGAGGGTCAGAAGGTGACCTTCGACATCGCGCAGGGCCAGAAGGGCCCGACGGCTGAGAACATCGTCTCCGCCTGA
- a CDS encoding 3'-5' exonuclease codes for MNLPDLGRTYADTPDDGLLNVVDVEATCWDGQPPPGAVSEIVEIGLTVVDLAAGRRLGRHRILVRPARSRVSAFCTELTGLTQEEVDGGLPFADACRLLAREHRSGLRPWASWGDYDRHQFTRQCRATEVPYPFGRVHTNAKAVFTEAYGLRKRPGMARALAVAGLPLEGRHHRGEDDAWNIAALVLDVVGRGAWPSHPAGKSAP; via the coding sequence ATGAATCTCCCTGACCTCGGCCGTACGTATGCCGACACGCCCGACGACGGGCTGCTGAACGTGGTCGACGTCGAGGCCACCTGCTGGGACGGGCAGCCGCCGCCCGGCGCGGTGAGCGAGATCGTCGAGATCGGTCTCACGGTCGTGGACCTGGCGGCGGGCCGCCGGCTCGGCAGGCACCGGATCCTGGTCCGTCCGGCCAGGTCCCGGGTGAGCGCCTTCTGCACGGAACTGACCGGGCTCACCCAGGAGGAGGTGGACGGCGGGCTGCCGTTCGCCGACGCCTGTCGGCTGCTGGCGCGTGAGCACCGGTCGGGCCTGCGGCCGTGGGCGAGCTGGGGCGACTACGACCGCCACCAGTTCACCCGGCAGTGCCGGGCGACGGAGGTCCCCTACCCGTTCGGCCGGGTCCACACCAACGCGAAGGCCGTCTTCACCGAGGCCTACGGCCTGCGCAAGCGCCCGGGCATGGCACGGGCCCTCGCCGTCGCGGGCCTCCCCCTGGAGGGCCGGCATCACCGGGGCGAGGACGACGCCTGGAACATCGCGGCGCTGGTTCTCGACGTGGTGGGGCGCGGCGCCTGGCCGTCGCACCCGGCCGGAAAATCCGCACCCTGA
- a CDS encoding GntR family transcriptional regulator, with protein MSSAVQRRRPPTAQQFVLAELRSAITGGELRPGEPIRQDALAARLDVSRVPLREALKILEGEGLVVHHAHRGYFVAELSLADLEEVYRIRALLEGEAVREAVARSGPGLADVLEEAQAEVERAGEAGDVAEMAAANRRFHFAIVEASGMPRLVRLIGTLWDATDAYRSLYYAERPNRERVQHEHDAVVVALRAGDAEEAVRLLDLHREHAVAALREVLDLG; from the coding sequence ATGAGCAGCGCGGTGCAGAGGCGGCGGCCGCCGACCGCCCAGCAGTTCGTCCTGGCGGAACTGCGGAGCGCCATCACCGGCGGGGAGCTGCGCCCGGGCGAACCGATCCGGCAGGACGCCCTGGCCGCGCGGCTCGACGTCAGCAGGGTGCCGCTGCGGGAGGCACTGAAGATCCTGGAGGGCGAGGGTCTGGTCGTCCACCACGCGCACCGCGGCTACTTCGTGGCCGAACTGTCCCTGGCCGACCTGGAGGAGGTCTACCGCATCCGGGCGCTCCTGGAGGGGGAGGCGGTCCGGGAGGCGGTGGCACGTTCCGGGCCGGGCCTCGCGGACGTCCTGGAAGAGGCACAGGCCGAGGTGGAGCGGGCCGGCGAGGCGGGGGACGTGGCGGAGATGGCCGCCGCGAACCGGCGGTTCCACTTCGCGATCGTGGAGGCATCGGGGATGCCGCGGCTCGTCCGGCTGATCGGCACGCTCTGGGACGCGACGGACGCGTACCGGTCGCTGTACTACGCGGAGCGGCCCAACCGGGAGCGGGTGCAGCACGAGCACGACGCGGTCGTGGTTGCGCTGCGCGCGGGCGACGCCGAGGAGGCGGTCCGCCTCCTCGATCTGCACCGGGAGCACGCGGTCGCGGCGCTCCGGGAGGTCCTGGACCTGGGCTGA
- a CDS encoding CoA transferase — protein sequence MAADQKGTGAGALSGIVVADFGRVLAGPYMTMLLADLGADVIKIERPGSGDDTRAWGPPFADGEATYFLGVNRNKRSVALDLTDPRGLEAARAIVARADVLVENFRPGTMDKLGLGHEELSALHPGLVYCSVTGFGADGGAHLPGYDLLVQAMGGLMSVTGEPDGRGTKAGVALVDVITGLHAGMGVLAALRHRERTGEGQRVEVSLLGSLLSALTNQASAYVGAGVVPRAMGNRHPSIAPYEVFDAQDRPLVLAVGNDRQFRTLCGRLGLPALADDARFATNTARVAHRDELVAALSGPLAGRTADAWFEELTAAGVPCGPINDLAAAFDLADRLGLGARVPGNGDGDGAGAGQVANPIGLGATPASYRSAPPRLGEHTEALLAELGLVPGEDPLP from the coding sequence ATGGCGGCAGACCAGAAGGGGACGGGCGCGGGCGCGCTGTCCGGGATCGTCGTCGCCGACTTCGGCCGGGTGCTCGCCGGCCCGTACATGACGATGCTGCTCGCCGACCTCGGCGCCGACGTGATCAAGATCGAGCGGCCCGGGTCCGGCGACGACACCCGCGCCTGGGGCCCGCCGTTCGCGGACGGTGAGGCCACGTACTTCCTGGGTGTGAACCGCAACAAGCGCTCGGTCGCGCTCGACCTGACGGATCCGCGCGGCCTGGAGGCGGCGCGGGCGATCGTCGCGCGCGCCGATGTGCTGGTGGAGAACTTCCGCCCGGGCACGATGGACAAGCTCGGCCTCGGTCACGAGGAGCTGAGCGCCCTCCACCCGGGCCTGGTGTACTGCTCCGTCACCGGTTTCGGCGCCGACGGCGGCGCCCACCTGCCCGGCTACGACCTGCTGGTGCAGGCCATGGGCGGGCTGATGAGCGTCACCGGCGAGCCGGACGGCCGGGGCACCAAGGCGGGCGTGGCGCTGGTCGACGTGATCACCGGGTTGCACGCCGGGATGGGCGTCCTCGCCGCGCTGCGGCACCGCGAACGCACCGGCGAGGGCCAGCGGGTGGAGGTGTCCCTGCTGGGCTCGCTGCTCTCCGCGCTCACCAACCAGGCGTCGGCGTACGTCGGCGCGGGGGTGGTGCCGCGGGCGATGGGCAACCGGCACCCGAGCATCGCCCCGTACGAGGTGTTCGACGCGCAGGACCGCCCGCTGGTCCTCGCGGTCGGCAACGACCGCCAGTTCCGCACGCTCTGCGGCCGGCTCGGCCTGCCCGCTCTCGCCGACGACGCCCGGTTCGCCACCAACACGGCCCGGGTCGCGCACCGCGACGAGCTGGTCGCCGCGCTCTCCGGACCGCTCGCCGGGCGGACCGCGGACGCCTGGTTCGAGGAACTCACGGCGGCCGGCGTGCCGTGCGGACCGATCAACGACCTCGCGGCCGCCTTCGACCTGGCCGACCGGCTCGGCCTCGGCGCGCGCGTCCCCGGGAACGGGGACGGTGACGGCGCCGGAGCGGGCCAGGTGGCGAACCCGATCGGTCTCGGCGCCACGCCCGCCTCCTACCGCAGCGCGCCGCCCCGGCTCGGCGAGCACACCGAGGCGCTCCTCGCGGAGCTGGGCCTCGTACCCGGGGAAGATCCCCTGCCATAG
- a CDS encoding acyl-CoA dehydrogenase family protein, producing MKSSPVHPFDLLAIDGLLTDEEREIRATVRALADRELRPHVAGWFESGEIPARELARTLGGLGVLGMHLDGYGCAGTSAVAYGLACLELEAVDSGLRSLVSVQGSLAMYAIWKYGSEEQKQQWLPGMAAGETIGCFGLTEPDAGSDPGAMRTRAKKDGDDWILDGTKMWITNGSVADVAVVWARTDEGVRGFLVPAGTPGFSAPEIKQKLSLRASVTSELVLEGVRLPADAMLPGARGLSGPLGCLNEARFGIVFGALGAARDCLETAISYAGDRVVFERSLASYQLTQQKLADMAVELGKGMLLALHLGRLKDAGRLTPEQVSVGKLNNVREAIEIARQCRTILGANGITLEYPVMRHANNLESVLTYEGTSEVHSLVVGKALTGEAAFR from the coding sequence ATGAAGTCGTCGCCCGTCCACCCCTTCGACCTGCTCGCCATCGACGGCCTGCTCACCGACGAGGAGCGCGAGATCCGCGCCACCGTCCGGGCCCTGGCGGACCGCGAGCTGCGCCCGCACGTCGCCGGCTGGTTCGAGAGCGGCGAGATCCCGGCCCGCGAGCTCGCCCGCACCCTCGGCGGCCTCGGCGTGCTCGGCATGCACCTGGACGGCTACGGCTGCGCCGGCACCAGCGCCGTCGCGTACGGCCTGGCCTGTCTGGAACTGGAGGCGGTCGACTCCGGGCTGCGCAGCCTCGTCTCGGTGCAGGGCTCCCTCGCCATGTACGCGATCTGGAAGTACGGCTCCGAGGAGCAGAAGCAGCAGTGGCTGCCGGGCATGGCCGCGGGCGAGACCATCGGCTGTTTCGGGCTGACCGAGCCCGACGCGGGCTCCGACCCGGGCGCGATGCGCACCCGCGCCAAGAAGGATGGCGACGACTGGATCCTCGACGGCACCAAGATGTGGATCACCAACGGCTCCGTCGCCGACGTCGCCGTGGTGTGGGCCCGCACCGACGAGGGCGTGCGCGGCTTCCTGGTGCCCGCCGGGACCCCCGGGTTCAGCGCCCCGGAGATCAAGCAGAAGCTCTCGCTGCGGGCCAGCGTCACCAGTGAGCTGGTCCTGGAGGGCGTCCGCCTTCCGGCCGACGCGATGCTGCCCGGCGCGCGCGGCCTGTCCGGCCCGCTCGGCTGCCTCAACGAGGCCCGTTTCGGCATCGTCTTCGGCGCGCTGGGCGCGGCCCGGGACTGCCTGGAGACGGCGATCTCGTACGCCGGCGACCGCGTCGTGTTCGAGCGTTCCCTCGCCTCGTACCAGCTGACCCAGCAGAAGCTCGCGGACATGGCCGTGGAGCTCGGCAAGGGCATGCTGCTCGCGCTGCACCTGGGCCGGCTGAAGGACGCCGGGCGGCTGACGCCCGAGCAGGTCAGTGTCGGCAAGCTCAACAACGTCCGGGAGGCGATCGAGATCGCCCGGCAGTGCCGCACCATCCTGGGCGCGAACGGCATCACTCTGGAGTACCCGGTGATGCGGCACGCCAACAACCTCGAGTCGGTGCTCACCTACGAGGGCACCAGCGAGGTCCACTCGCTGGTCGTCGGCAAGGCGCTGACGGGCGAGGCGGCCTTCCGCTGA
- a CDS encoding FBP domain-containing protein, whose product MEPLTEQQIRASFVNCTKGEAARLRLPLDFAETPWQDLDFLGWVDPGAPLRAHVVVPGEDGRPLGVTLRVPATRRTSAVRSSACQVCLTGHAASGVTLLAAPLAGTKGREGNTVGIYLCADLACSLYVRGKRQPRLRAGRQEETLSVDEKVARAMGNLHAFLAKVTA is encoded by the coding sequence GTGGAACCACTCACCGAACAACAGATCCGCGCGTCCTTCGTGAACTGCACCAAGGGCGAGGCGGCCCGCCTGCGCCTGCCGCTGGACTTCGCGGAGACCCCCTGGCAGGACCTCGACTTCCTCGGCTGGGTCGACCCCGGCGCGCCGCTGCGCGCCCACGTCGTCGTGCCCGGTGAGGACGGCCGTCCGCTCGGGGTCACGCTGCGCGTGCCGGCCACGCGCCGGACCAGCGCGGTCAGGTCCAGCGCGTGCCAGGTATGCCTGACCGGTCACGCCGCCTCGGGCGTCACACTGCTCGCCGCGCCGCTGGCGGGGACGAAGGGCCGCGAGGGCAACACCGTCGGCATCTACCTCTGCGCGGACCTCGCCTGTTCGCTGTACGTGCGCGGCAAGCGGCAGCCGAGGCTGCGGGCCGGCCGCCAGGAGGAGACCCTGTCGGTCGACGAGAAGGTGGCCCGCGCGATGGGCAACCTGCACGCGTTCCTCGCCAAGGTCACCGCCTGA
- a CDS encoding DUF6777 domain-containing protein: protein MTSQPPSGRPTGPPSGPLSGPSSRPGSSGPPPPSGPPYGGGQGGGSGGSDGGGGFGGRGGGAGGGRGGGEGPWWRSVPKIAAITAALVAAAVLAVVLTRSDDGGDQAGGGGGEVFLQSASAAGPDPFTKSSAREPDTAQSPATLPAPTGGTGTNVTRSVSGSAEGLYGGTKNVASCNVQQQIDFLAAEPAKNKAFASVLGISESAVPGYLRGLTPLQLRVDTRVTNHGYKDGGPTAYQAVLQAGTAVMVDDRGVPRVRCACGNPLTTPVPQKTAPKTTGTAWPGYQAQNVVVVAPSVTVVNIFVIYDPDDDAWFTRKPGHHGRTDKPTSPPTAPASPSVSPSDSPTKSSPPPSSPVPCVTVTDPSQSLGPSQSPCPSSLAPPSSASPDTLSPVTPDPESPPPQPVVPDSPSDGTTTDQSAGVESSPVSPDAGPGSSSPAQGPDASFFGPTL, encoded by the coding sequence GTGACTTCCCAACCGCCGTCCGGCCGTCCCACGGGTCCCCCTTCGGGCCCTCTGTCGGGTCCCTCCTCACGCCCCGGGTCGTCCGGTCCGCCGCCACCCTCCGGGCCGCCCTACGGCGGTGGCCAGGGGGGCGGTTCGGGCGGCTCGGACGGTGGCGGCGGTTTCGGCGGCCGGGGCGGCGGTGCCGGCGGCGGGCGGGGCGGCGGCGAGGGCCCGTGGTGGCGCTCCGTGCCGAAGATCGCGGCGATCACCGCGGCGCTGGTGGCGGCGGCGGTCCTGGCCGTCGTCCTCACCCGGTCCGACGACGGCGGGGACCAGGCCGGCGGAGGAGGAGGCGAGGTCTTCCTGCAGTCGGCGTCGGCCGCCGGGCCGGACCCGTTCACCAAGTCCTCGGCGCGCGAGCCCGACACCGCACAGTCCCCCGCGACGCTGCCCGCCCCCACCGGGGGGACCGGCACGAACGTGACGCGCAGCGTGTCCGGTTCGGCGGAAGGCCTGTACGGCGGCACGAAGAACGTGGCGAGCTGCAACGTCCAGCAGCAGATCGACTTCCTGGCGGCGGAGCCGGCCAAGAACAAGGCCTTCGCCTCGGTGCTCGGCATCTCGGAGTCCGCCGTGCCCGGTTACCTGCGCGGACTGACGCCGCTTCAGCTGCGGGTCGACACACGGGTCACCAACCACGGTTACAAGGACGGTGGACCGACCGCGTACCAGGCGGTGCTGCAGGCCGGCACCGCGGTCATGGTCGACGACCGCGGCGTGCCGCGCGTGCGGTGCGCCTGCGGCAACCCACTGACCACGCCGGTCCCGCAGAAGACCGCGCCGAAGACGACAGGCACGGCCTGGCCCGGCTACCAGGCGCAGAACGTGGTGGTCGTGGCCCCGTCCGTGACCGTGGTGAACATCTTCGTGATCTACGACCCGGACGACGACGCGTGGTTCACCCGCAAGCCGGGCCACCACGGCCGGACGGACAAGCCGACCTCCCCGCCGACGGCGCCCGCCTCCCCGTCCGTGTCGCCGTCGGACTCGCCGACCAAGTCCTCTCCCCCGCCCTCTTCGCCGGTGCCGTGCGTCACGGTGACCGACCCCTCCCAGTCCCTCGGCCCGTCCCAGTCGCCCTGCCCGTCGTCCCTCGCGCCGCCCAGCTCGGCGTCGCCGGACACGCTCTCGCCCGTGACGCCCGACCCGGAGAGCCCGCCGCCGCAGCCGGTGGTCCCCGACTCGCCCTCCGACGGCACGACGACGGACCAGTCGGCGGGCGTGGAGTCCTCGCCGGTCTCCCCGGACGCCGGACCGGGCAGCTCGTCCCCGGCCCAGGGCCCGGACGCGTCGTTCTTCGGACCGACGCTCTGA